CGGCCGTTGTCTGAAAATCCTGCTTGACAGCCATCGCTGAAAGCACAGTTAACTGTCTTCCGGGATGATACCGGAATCATCGGTTGTTTGGCCTAACACCTCTCGGATCACTTCGTCAAGTTCTCCTGCCGCAATGACGTTTATTCCCTGCTTGAGGCTGTCATCCAAAGCTGCAATTTCAGCCCGGTTTTTGGCAGGGAAAATAACTGTTTTGATTCCGGCTGTTTTGGCGGCAAGCAACTTTTCCCGGATACCGCCCACCGGAAGAATTCTGCCGCTTAGCGTTACCTCGCCTGTCATAGCCATATCCCTGGGACAGGGGATATCCTTTAAAAGGGAAACCAACGCCACGGCGATGGTCATCCCGGCAGATGGACCGTCCTTGGGAATGGCCCCGGAAGGCACATGAACATGGATATCCCGACCCTGGAAAAAGTCTGCGGCCAGCCCCAATTGTTCTGTGTGGCTGCGGATGTAACTTAAGGCGGCCTGGGCCGATTCCTTCATGACTTCGCCTAAATATCCGGTGAGGATCAAGCGTTCGGCCCCCATCATCCGCGTGGTTTCAACAAAGATGATCTCCCCGCCGCTTTCCGTCCAGGCAAGGCCTGTGGCACATCCCACCCGGTCCCGGGCCCCTGCAATTTCATAGTGATATCTGGCTGGGCCCAGCAGGTTTTCAACGATAGATTCATCAACTTTTATTTTCCGGGACGCATTCGGCGTATTGAGATAGCGTCGGGCAATCTTGCGGCAGATGGCCGAAATTTGGCGTTCAAGGCCCCGTAAACCTGCCTCTCGGGTGTGTTCCCTGATGATGGCACAAAGGGCATTTGGGGTGAATTCAAGATCAAATCCCGAAAGCCCCGTTTCCTCCATGGCCCGGGGGATCAAGTGGCGTTGGGCAATGTGGGTTTTTTCTTCAATCGTGTACCCGGACATGGATATCACCTCAAAGCGGTCCAGCAACGGCCCGGGTATCCGTGCTACCATATTGGCCGTGGCAATGAACATCACCTTGGAAAGATCAAAGGGGATGTCCAGGTAATGGTCAATGAATTTTGAATTTTGCTGGGGGTCCAGCACCTCAAGCAGGGCAGAGGCAGGATCACCTTTGAAATCCTGTCCGATTTTATCGATTTCATCAAGCATGAGCACGGGATTTAGAGATTCGGCCCGGCGGATCTCCTGGATAATCCGTCCGGCAAGGGCACCGGCATACGATCGTCTGTGGCCTCTGATATCGGCCTCGTCTTTTACACCGGCAAGGGAGATTCGGACAAATTTACGTTCCAGGCTTTGGGCAATGGACTGACCAAGTGAGGTTTTTCCTGTGCCTGGAGGGCCGGCAAAGCAGATCACAGGCCCCCTGGCTTCCACAAGGCCTGTTTTTTTTCCCAGGGCCTTTTTAACGGTCTCCCGGATGTCATCAAGTTTGAGGGGTTTGGGAATAAAATGAAAAGAGCCTCGCTTGATGGCGTCTACGGCCGTAAGCACCGTGGCATAACCGGAGATGATAATCACCTCTGTGGACGGACTTGTAGACTTTATGCTTTCCAGAAGCGCCATGCCGTCGATCTTATCCATTTTAAGATCCGTGATTACAAGGTCTACGGTTTTTTCCTTTAGAAATTCCAGGGCCTGGGTACCGCCCTCTGCCGTGCTGACCTTATAGCCTTCCTTGGACAGGACATGTTCTAAGTTCATTCGTGTGATTTGTTCGTCATCCACCACAAGAATGGTATTTTTCCGGGATAGTTTCATCTGGCGAACCGCCAGATGTTCAAGAATTCTTTCCTTTATCTCCTCAAGCCCATAATGGTCGGAGTCCAGGATCCTTTCTGCACGCTGGATGTCGAGATTATCTTGGGTGTAACGGTTCCAGGGCAGGGTGGTTACATAATCGATATGGTTGAGCCCGATGGTGTACTCTGCTGCAGTCGGGTTTATCTTTTCAAGCCGATCCACCTCTTTAAGCAAAATTTTTTCAACCTCGGCCGGCATTTTTTGCTCCAGCACGGCTTCGCGCAGCGCGGCAATCTCTTCTGTCCTTGTATCAACAATCTCGGTC
This window of the uncultured Desulfobacter sp. genome carries:
- the lon gene encoding endopeptidase La, producing MKRIFKREEEETEIVDTRTEEIAALREAVLEQKMPAEVEKILLKEVDRLEKINPTAAEYTIGLNHIDYVTTLPWNRYTQDNLDIQRAERILDSDHYGLEEIKERILEHLAVRQMKLSRKNTILVVDDEQITRMNLEHVLSKEGYKVSTAEGGTQALEFLKEKTVDLVITDLKMDKIDGMALLESIKSTSPSTEVIIISGYATVLTAVDAIKRGSFHFIPKPLKLDDIRETVKKALGKKTGLVEARGPVICFAGPPGTGKTSLGQSIAQSLERKFVRISLAGVKDEADIRGHRRSYAGALAGRIIQEIRRAESLNPVLMLDEIDKIGQDFKGDPASALLEVLDPQQNSKFIDHYLDIPFDLSKVMFIATANMVARIPGPLLDRFEVISMSGYTIEEKTHIAQRHLIPRAMEETGLSGFDLEFTPNALCAIIREHTREAGLRGLERQISAICRKIARRYLNTPNASRKIKVDESIVENLLGPARYHYEIAGARDRVGCATGLAWTESGGEIIFVETTRMMGAERLILTGYLGEVMKESAQAALSYIRSHTEQLGLAADFFQGRDIHVHVPSGAIPKDGPSAGMTIAVALVSLLKDIPCPRDMAMTGEVTLSGRILPVGGIREKLLAAKTAGIKTVIFPAKNRAEIAALDDSLKQGINVIAAGELDEVIREVLGQTTDDSGIIPEDS